Within the Sulfurospirillum barnesii SES-3 genome, the region CGCATCTTTAAAAGCTTTATCTCGTGCCCATTGCTCTTTGTACTCAAATTTTGCAAGGTCTGGATGTTCATAATTAGCCGTGTCTAAGTAAGGCACTTTGGTTTTCACACATGCGTCCATAATGGTCAAATCTTGGTATGGAAGAGCGATGTTTAGTACGAGTGCTGGTTTTACTTTTTCGATTAAAGCGACCAGTGCGTCCACATCGTCCGCATCAATCGCTGCGGTTTCAATGTTTACATGTAAAGACTCTTTAATCTCACTAGCGATTTGGTCGCACTTGGATTTGGTTCTGCTTGCTAAAACAATTTTGCTAAAAACATCGCTGTTCATCGCACATTTTTTGGTCACAACACGGCTTACACCGCCCGCACCGATAATTAATACTGTTGCCATGATTTTCCTTTTAGGTTTCATTATGAGGCTTCTTTAATAATCCCTATCGCAATAGAAATTATCAAAAAAGCCTATTATAGGTTGTGTTTATTACTACTTTATTTCAAAGAGTTTAGCACGATGTATGCTAACTCCAACGCACGTGCACGGTGTGAAAAGGCTTTTTTCACATTCTCATCTAACTCGCCTAACGTTTTATCGTATCCACAAGGAATAAACATGGGGTCATACCCAAAACCATTATTACCCCTAGCCTCTGCTATCGCTTCTCCATGCATCCAACCGTGCACACAAAACGCTCCTTTAACACACACAAGCGCAATGGCTGCGGTATAAAAAGCAGGCGTTTTTTCAACACCGTGTTCTTTAAGTGTGGCAATGAGTTTGTTTAAATTATCGCTTGAGCTAGCAGTGACACCTGCATAACGTGCACTGTAAATACCAGGCGCTCCACCCAAAAGTGGCACGCTAATCCCGCTGTCATCGCTTAAAACGATGTCGTTTTTATCACTCAGTTTTTCATACACCGCTCGTGCTTTAATGAGGGCATTTTCTTTAAACGTGACACCCGTTTCTTCAATCTCAAAGGGCTCCATAATGTCGCTGTACGCAACCACTTCATACGCATGAATCCATGATTGAAACTCTCTCACCTTACCTTGATTGGACGTAGCTAAAACAATTTTCAATGCTCATTCTCCCTACTCATATACGCTTTTATTTTACCCATTTTTTGTTTAAAACTTCGGCTCCATCACCCACACTTCAAGCGGTGCTTTAAGCTCACCTGCTATCCATTTGGCTCGCTCTCCATACCCCATAAACATATCGGCTCGGTTAGGCCCCTTAATCGCCCCACCCGTATCTTGTGCAAAAACAAACTTTTCCACTTTGTAATAAGGTGATTCGCTCTTAATCGCCACAAGTGAGCCTAATGGAATATAATTTCTATCTACCGCTACAGAGCGTTCAGGCGTTAATACAACACCCAAACTCCCCGTAGCACGTTGCTCCATTTTGCGGAAAAAAACATAACTGGGGTTGGTGTTTAAAAGTGCATCAATTTTAGAAGGATGCGCCTCAAGCCATGCTTTAATTTTTTGCATGGAAACCTCTTCTGGGCTTGAGAAAATCCCTCTATCGACCATTTCTCTCCCGAGTGATTTATATGTATGCCCATTACTATCGGCGTAGCCTATAAATATCACCCTGCCATCTTCTAGCTCAACACGTCCTGAGCCTTGTACTTCCATAAAAAAGAGGTCTATTTTATCGTCCACATAACATAAAATTTCTGCGTTTATTTTACGTTTAGCAATCTCTTCACGGGTAAAATACGGTACTACCTTTCCTTTCACAGAACGCCCACGCATTTTTGCGTCATTTTCACCCACAATTTTAATCAAATCTTTAGGCTTGCCATACACAGGGTATTTAAAGCGTTCACTCTTTTTTAAACTTCCATGCAACAGTGGCTCATAATAACCTGTGAGCATAGAGCGTTGCTCATTGGGTTCTACTTTTTTAAGTACAAAAGTATTTTGAAAAAAGGCTTTTGCATCCTTTACATGTAAAGAGTGTTCACACACCTTAGCATAGACTTTTTGCGTCTGAGGGGCTTTACAATTCTCACGAAAAAGCATTAAAAGCTCATCAAAATTTTCCTCATGACTAAAGCTTTCAAAATGCTTGTTTTGCTCTTGAAGCGTTGAAGCAAAAGCGTCGTCTTGCGATGTGGGGGAGAGTTTAGAAGCACAGCCAGTAAAACCTACGAGAATACAAAAAGAAAGAAAAAAATAGCGCATCGACATCCATTGAAAAGAGATGCACGCAAGCATCTCTTAATTTTTAGTTAACCTTGTTTTTTAAGCTTTACAAGTTCGGCTTTAATCGCATCAAACTCTGCATAAATTTTATTGTGTTCCATTACAACCCAATGGTTCAATCCAATATAATAAAGCGTAATAAAATACGCCAACACACACCCAATAAAGCCTAAAATATGTGTAATTTCAAATTCCATATCCACTCCTTTTCTTGGTATCTTGTTGGCTAGGATTATAACATAAAACCAGCTTGTACAAAGTGAGATTTTAAAATTTCATAGACTTTTCAAAGTTTAACAAAGGTAAAATCCAACGTGATTAAAATTAGAGGAATATTGCATCCATGTTTAAAACTATTTTCCCACTGACACTTATTATCTCCCTTCGTTTTTTAGGTCTGTTTATTGTTTTACCTGTCCTTTCGGTTTATGCGCTTCATCTAGAGGGTTCGAGTGAATTTTTAGTGGGTATTACCATTGGTGGCTATGCTATTACACAAATGTTTTTACAAATTCCCTTTGGCATTCTCTCTGATAAAATTGGACGAAAAATTACGATTTTTATTGGTTTAGTCATCTTTATGATAGGTTCACTTGTTTGTGGGTTTAGTGAAAATATTTACGGACTCATGATTGGACGATTTTTACAAGGTGCAGGAGCTATTGGTGCAGTTGGAACGGCAATGATTAGCGATATGGTCAAAGAAGAAGTCCGTGCCAAAGCCATGGCGATTATGGGTGGAAGTATTGCGGCAAGTTTTGCAATTTCCATGATGCTAGGCTCGCTCATTGGCGGGTACTACGGTGTGGATAAGCTCTTTTTCATCACCGCAGCCCTTTCTGTTTTTGCGATTATTGTGCTCTACACTAAAGTGCCAAATCCTCCTAAAATCGTTCACCATTACGGAGCGGATGAAGCAGAGCTTAAACACATTTTCAAAGACACCAATTTAATGAAAATGAACATCACCAACCTGTTGCAAAAAGGGATGATGACCCTAGCCTTTATGGTCATTCCTATCATTATGTTTAAAGAGTTTGGATTTGAGAAAAAAGAGTTGTGGATGGTCTATCTGCCTGCTATGATTTGTGGTGTTCTTGCCATGGGGCCTTCAGCTATTTTAGGTGAGAAAAAACACAAAGCCAAAGAGATGCTTATGATTGGCATCGTGCTCTTTGGAACAAGCTATGTGATGATGGGTTATGCCAAAAGCGCGCCATGGTTTATCGTAGGGGTTGTGCTCTTTTTTATTGGTTTCAATATGCACGAACCGCTCATGCAATCCATGGCAAGTAAATACGCAAAGATTCATCAAAAAGGAGCGGCCCTTGGTGTTTTTAACTCTTTTGGCTATGCAGGAACTTTTATTGGTGGGGTATTTGGAGGCTTGTTTTTACAACACTTTGGCATTATGGAAATTGCTTGGGTGATATTTATTGCCTGTATTTTGTGGCTTTTTCTCATAGCTTCTTTAAAAAATCCTAGTATCAATAAAAATCTTTACCTCCCTTTTGAAACCATTGATCTCACACGTATGCTACACCTCAGCCATGTAAAAGGGGTCGTGGAATGGTACAAAAACGAGAGTGAACAACTCTTAGTGGTCAAATACGACTCCGAACTCACCGACAAAGAGACCATTTTAGCGGTTTTAGAATAATTGGGATTTTTCACTCTTTTTCTAAGCAGTTTTGCTTCCGCCACACTCTTACCAGGGGGAAGCGAAGCGCTTTTACTCTACCTTTTAAACGAACACTTCAATCCCTATGCACTCTTAGCCAGTGCCACGCTGGGCAACACCTTAGGCTCTTTTCTCAACTATTTTTTAGGGAAATACGCCACTAATTTTTGCTTGCGTAAAGGCTACATGAAAGAAAAACATCTCAGCAAAGCAACCCTTCTTTTTGAAAAATACGGTGCATGGAGTTTGCTCTTTGCATGGCTTCCCCTCATCGGAGACCCTCTCACCTTTGTTGCGGGTATCGTGCGTTATGTATGGTGGAAGTTTCTTATGATTGTGTGTTTTGCTAAACTGTCTCGGTATGTTTTTATGTATCTTGGATTTTTGGCGCTCACCCAATGAACACACCCATCTGCTGTGAATTTTACGACCAACTCATGGTCGCTATTCAAAGAAAAATTCCTTCCACCATTGTCTATTTGGAAAACGAGCAAAGCACTACCATTAAAGATGTTGTTACAGAATTAATGATGATAGAGTATGAAGAGTTTTTAATGCTAAAAGGTGGCAAAAAAATCAATCTTCAGACAATTTTTTCATTTAATGGGAAGAGGCATAAAGAGAGGTGAATGTTTTACATGTAAAGCGTAAAGCCCTATTTTTAGCTATTCTCATCCTTTACCACTTCCTCCACTTTTATACCATCCTCTTTTTACTCATTTTGGCGTGGTTCAAAGGCGAGGCGAATGGCTAACGTAACCAGTATAAAACCCATAAAATAACGCTGAATTGCAATCCATGTTGGATTTCGAGCAAACCAAAAAGCGATACTTGCCGCTGAAAGCGTAATGGAGAGATTTATGGAAAAGCTTATAACAATTTGCGTGAACCCAAACACCATACTCTGAAAAAAAACAGATCCATGGTGTGATGAAATAAATTGGGGGAGAATCGCTAAGTAAAAAATGGCGATTTTTGGATTGAGCACATTGGTCAAAAAGCCCATCAAAAAAAGTTTTGAAGCTGAATCATAGGGGAGATTTTTTGCTTCAAAGGGCGAACGAGCCCTTGGCTTAATAGCGTGCCATGCTAACCAAAGCAGATACAAGGCACCCACCCATTTAAGGGCTTCGTAGGCAAGAGGTATAGCAAGAAACAGTGCTGTTAGACCAATAGCTGCTGCAACCATATGCACCAAAAAACCCACAATTACGCCTAACAATGAGATAATACCTGCTTTGCTTCCTTGACTAATGGAGCGAGAAATCAAATAAATCATATTGGGACCAGGGGTTAGTACCATAAGTAAAGCGGCTCCGCAAAAAAGCAACCATTCATTCAGTGGTATCATTGTCCACTCCTTTACCCACTCGTTTTGAAGTATCAAATGCAAGTTCATAGTACGCATTGCCATTGAATGCAAACTCTGCAATCACCTTTAAGCCAATTTTTCGTGTGTGCGCCTCGTAAGAGCGATGATTGATCTTATTGATGAAGGTGACAAGAATAGGGTATTTTTGTTGCATACGCTCAAGCGCAAAGTCAAAGAGTTTTTCCAAAACACCGCTACCTCTCACACGCTTATCGACACACACGGGACCGTACTGATATGAGTTGTGAACACTGAGTGTTTGAGATTGAAAGATTAAATGGGGCAAATCCTCCATCATTACAGCAAAAATCGGCCAAGGAGACCAGTATTGCCATGAAGCAGACATCACATAAGCAACGATTTCACCTTCTTCTATAGCAACAAAAATGCCTTGCTCTTTTTCGATAATATCGCTTAGTTGTTCTTTGCTAAACGCAGTAGTGACAAAACCATCTTTTTTATCTTCTTCCAAAATGGTGTCAATTTGATACTTTGAATGAAGCGCAAAAATACCATCGATGTCATGGAAATCTGCTATTTTTAATTGCATGGCATACTCCTAAAAAAGATACACCATTATAGTGCTATAAGCGTTCTTTGTCATTAACTTAGGTTAATTTCATCTCTTTTCGTATGCGTGAAAGTGCGACTTCCGTGATGCCAAGATACGAAGCAATGTGGTAATTTGCCACCACTTGCTCAATCATTGAATAGTCGTTTAGGAATTTTAGATAACGCTCTTTCGCACTCAAAAGCAAAAAATCCGCTTCCCTACGCTCTTTTTTAACAATCAACCGCTCATATATGTGAAGCATCAAATCGTTCCACTCTTTATGTTTTACACCAAGGGCTCTGAAGTCTTCATACGAAATACTCAATACCGTAAAGAAAAAGAGGGTTTCCACACAAAAAGGAGAGACTTCGTCCTGCATTGACACCGAAGAAATGCTACTAAGCAAATGCCCTGGTTTTTCTGCAAACGATTTGTTAAACTCTTTGCCACTTTCGCTGATGTAGTAGTAGCGTGCCAACCCATCAATCAGAAAATAAAAATCTTTGACCTTATCTCCAATATCAAAAAGATGGGCACCTTTGGGAAAGGTTTTGAGGCTAAAGTAACCTTTTGCCTCTTCCCATACAGGCGGTGAGATAGGTGATAGGTCGGAGAGAGTGTCATGCAATGTTGCAAGAGCGTTTTCAAGGGAAGAAGAGAGCATATTTGTTCAATCCTATGTATAATGATGTGTCAATGGAATCATTGTTGAATGATACCGCATTGTGTGTTAAAAGTTTGATCACTTTGTGATTGTTCATTGGATGAAGAAGAAATATAAAGACGCTAAGATGTAATTGAAATGACTCGGTATCGTTTTATTTAATATAGGATTTTAAGCACTCATTTCGTTTACATGTAAAGAAAATCTTTACATGTAAACACTTTTTTACATTAGAAACTAATGTTTTGAAACGCTGGGTCAACCAGACCTTTAGCAACCATTGGCGGTTTTGCAACACTCACACCCTCGACTAAAGCCGAAGCATCTTTTCCTGCTGTGGGTAAAAAGAGTGGGCACACTTGCACCGATGCTC harbors:
- a CDS encoding Crp/Fnr family transcriptional regulator, encoding MLSSSLENALATLHDTLSDLSPISPPVWEEAKGYFSLKTFPKGAHLFDIGDKVKDFYFLIDGLARYYYISESGKEFNKSFAEKPGHLLSSISSVSMQDEVSPFCVETLFFFTVLSISYEDFRALGVKHKEWNDLMLHIYERLIVKKERREADFLLLSAKERYLKFLNDYSMIEQVVANYHIASYLGITEVALSRIRKEMKLT
- a CDS encoding YqaA family protein, whose protein sequence is MGFFTLFLSSFASATLLPGGSEALLLYLLNEHFNPYALLASATLGNTLGSFLNYFLGKYATNFCLRKGYMKEKHLSKATLLFEKYGAWSLLFAWLPLIGDPLTFVAGIVRYVWWKFLMIVCFAKLSRYVFMYLGFLALTQ
- a CDS encoding LysE family translocator, which codes for MIPLNEWLLFCGAALLMVLTPGPNMIYLISRSISQGSKAGIISLLGVIVGFLVHMVAAAIGLTALFLAIPLAYEALKWVGALYLLWLAWHAIKPRARSPFEAKNLPYDSASKLFLMGFLTNVLNPKIAIFYLAILPQFISSHHGSVFFQSMVFGFTQIVISFSINLSITLSAASIAFWFARNPTWIAIQRYFMGFILVTLAIRLAFEPRQNE
- the mltA gene encoding murein transglycosylase A is translated as MRYFFLSFCILVGFTGCASKLSPTSQDDAFASTLQEQNKHFESFSHEENFDELLMLFRENCKAPQTQKVYAKVCEHSLHVKDAKAFFQNTFVLKKVEPNEQRSMLTGYYEPLLHGSLKKSERFKYPVYGKPKDLIKIVGENDAKMRGRSVKGKVVPYFTREEIAKRKINAEILCYVDDKIDLFFMEVQGSGRVELEDGRVIFIGYADSNGHTYKSLGREMVDRGIFSSPEEVSMQKIKAWLEAHPSKIDALLNTNPSYVFFRKMEQRATGSLGVVLTPERSVAVDRNYIPLGSLVAIKSESPYYKVEKFVFAQDTGGAIKGPNRADMFMGYGERAKWIAGELKAPLEVWVMEPKF
- a CDS encoding MFS transporter, which produces MFKTIFPLTLIISLRFLGLFIVLPVLSVYALHLEGSSEFLVGITIGGYAITQMFLQIPFGILSDKIGRKITIFIGLVIFMIGSLVCGFSENIYGLMIGRFLQGAGAIGAVGTAMISDMVKEEVRAKAMAIMGGSIAASFAISMMLGSLIGGYYGVDKLFFITAALSVFAIIVLYTKVPNPPKIVHHYGADEAELKHIFKDTNLMKMNITNLLQKGMMTLAFMVIPIIMFKEFGFEKKELWMVYLPAMICGVLAMGPSAILGEKKHKAKEMLMIGIVLFGTSYVMMGYAKSAPWFIVGVVLFFIGFNMHEPLMQSMASKYAKIHQKGAALGVFNSFGYAGTFIGGVFGGLFLQHFGIMEIAWVIFIACILWLFLIASLKNPSINKNLYLPFETIDLTRMLHLSHVKGVVEWYKNESEQLLVVKYDSELTDKETILAVLE
- a CDS encoding GNAT family N-acetyltransferase codes for the protein MQLKIADFHDIDGIFALHSKYQIDTILEEDKKDGFVTTAFSKEQLSDIIEKEQGIFVAIEEGEIVAYVMSASWQYWSPWPIFAVMMEDLPHLIFQSQTLSVHNSYQYGPVCVDKRVRGSGVLEKLFDFALERMQQKYPILVTFINKINHRSYEAHTRKIGLKVIAEFAFNGNAYYELAFDTSKRVGKGVDNDTTE
- the rdgB gene encoding RdgB/HAM1 family non-canonical purine NTP pyrophosphatase translates to MKIVLATSNQGKVREFQSWIHAYEVVAYSDIMEPFEIEETGVTFKENALIKARAVYEKLSDKNDIVLSDDSGISVPLLGGAPGIYSARYAGVTASSSDNLNKLIATLKEHGVEKTPAFYTAAIALVCVKGAFCVHGWMHGEAIAEARGNNGFGYDPMFIPCGYDKTLGELDENVKKAFSHRARALELAYIVLNSLK